One Methanohalophilus mahii DSM 5219 genomic window carries:
- a CDS encoding phosphatidylserine decarboxylase, producing MLAKGSHSWVFTALLLTIAMGFMYVTSRLQIFIPQFMLDMPLLGGNTFFLSLFSGWQIFLYSTFGFGLLTVFFVVFFRDPKRDSTLCKSCILAPADGKISDIRGRKVCIFMNINNVHVNRAPFCGKVLSVKHFKGGYLPAFTKDSSRNERTNIMLQTSAGKIEVTQIAGFLARRIVTYVEEGDDVLQGEKIGMIRLGSRVDVTIPEGFDICVSKGDKVYAGDTKIAKTPHHER from the coding sequence ATGCTTGCAAAAGGTTCTCATAGCTGGGTCTTTACGGCCTTATTGCTCACAATTGCAATGGGATTTATGTATGTAACTTCACGATTGCAGATATTTATCCCTCAATTTATGCTGGATATGCCTCTGCTGGGAGGAAATACTTTCTTTTTGAGCCTTTTTTCCGGCTGGCAAATATTCCTCTACTCCACTTTTGGGTTTGGGTTGCTGACAGTATTTTTTGTCGTCTTTTTCCGTGATCCTAAGCGGGATTCTACTCTCTGTAAAAGCTGTATCCTTGCCCCTGCCGATGGTAAAATTTCGGATATCAGGGGCCGTAAGGTTTGCATTTTCATGAACATTAACAATGTTCATGTCAACCGTGCTCCTTTTTGCGGTAAAGTTTTATCTGTAAAACACTTCAAAGGAGGCTATCTGCCGGCATTTACCAAGGATTCCTCACGCAATGAGAGAACAAATATCATGCTGCAGACATCCGCAGGAAAAATAGAAGTAACCCAGATAGCCGGTTTCCTGGCACGCCGGATAGTTACCTATGTGGAGGAAGGGGATGATGTCCTGCAGGGAGAAAAGATTGGAATGATACGGCTGGGTTCCCGGGTGGATGTTACTATCCCTGAAGGATTTGATATTTGTGTCAGTAAAGGGGATAAGGTATATGCAGGCGATACCAAAATAGCAAAAACCCCACATCATGAGAGGTAA
- a CDS encoding archaetidylserine synthase, with protein MDIFKDLVLPDIMTLTNAVFGLMAIFAAFSGHIELGFVFVLVAAVADGMDGYLARTISQGPMGEYLDSLADAVSFGVAPSCLVFLGVSGPLRYAAGLFACLYLVCGILRLARFNTKKKTIPDFEGLPITASAVVLSSYALLAPRYIYTWVIFGLVVLLCYLMISDHPYPKLRGPRAMGAVSILFFSTILSYFLLNSYMWVFSTILFLSLMLYLESPIMRIPRQYYEK; from the coding sequence ATGGATATTTTCAAGGACCTTGTCCTGCCGGACATAATGACATTAACAAACGCGGTTTTCGGACTTATGGCCATCTTTGCGGCCTTCAGCGGACATATTGAGCTGGGGTTTGTTTTTGTGCTGGTTGCAGCGGTAGCTGATGGGATGGATGGTTATCTTGCACGTACCATAAGCCAGGGTCCAATGGGGGAATACCTTGATTCCCTTGCAGACGCTGTTTCTTTCGGAGTGGCTCCCTCATGCCTGGTCTTTTTAGGTGTATCAGGTCCCCTGCGTTATGCAGCGGGTCTTTTTGCCTGCCTGTATCTGGTTTGTGGGATATTGCGGCTTGCCCGTTTCAACACAAAGAAAAAAACGATCCCGGATTTTGAGGGATTGCCAATTACGGCTTCTGCTGTGGTTTTATCATCCTACGCCCTGCTTGCACCCCGATATATCTATACCTGGGTTATCTTTGGCCTGGTGGTGCTGTTGTGCTATCTGATGATCAGTGATCATCCTTATCCCAAACTTCGAGGTCCCAGGGCCATGGGTGCTGTATCAATACTCTTTTTCTCAACAATACTGTCCTATTTCCTGCTTAATTCCTATATGTGGGTATTCTCCACTATCCTGTTCCTGTCCCTGATGCTGTATCTGGAATCTCCGATAATGAGGATTCCCAGGCAGTATTATGAAAAATGA
- the clpB gene encoding ATP-dependent chaperone ClpB, producing the protein MDLNNFTQKAQEAIQNSRTIAARYYHQQIDSEHLFLSLLEQREGLVPSLLERMNISSAMVKEQLEKHMSGLGQVSGPGSENVYFTQKAIRVLDNAATLASKMNDEYTSVEHILVSLVREKDSYSKKLLEEFGADEQRLKQAIKEIRGNRRVTSENPEDTYEPLEKYGIDFTELANQGKLDPVIGRDHEIRHTIEILSRRRKNNPVLIGEAGVGKTAIVEGLAQRIAKKDVPDAMKNKRIVALDMGSLVAGAKFRGEFEERLKAVLKEVAESEGLIILFIDELHTIVGAGATEGAMDAGNLLKPMLARGELHCIGATTLDEYRKYIEKDAALERRFMPVMVNAPDVENTISILRGLKEKYEVHHGVRIKDSALVAAAVLSDRYISDRFLPDKAIDLLDEAASKVKTAIDSKPASLDEADRKLMQLEIEKEALKKEKDAASKERLQSLEKEISEIRAESDAMRTRWENEKATIAKLNSLKEQIDDTKTQLDLAETEGDFEKASRLKYGTLVPLQHEYEEEENRLKEKQTNMLLKEEVDEEDIAHVVSEWTRIPITKLMEGERDKLVHLEDRLHERVIGQDEAVKAVSDAVIRAHAGIKDPRRPIGSFIFLGPTGVGKTELAKALATELFDSEDHMIRIDMSEYMEKHTVARLIGAPPGYIGHDEGGQLTEAVRRNPYSVVLFDEIEKAHHDVFNIMLQLLDDGRLTDSKGRTVDFKNTIVIMTSNICVDYAISKLEEGVAYSKMQETAMNELTKHFRPEFLNRIDEIAIFRALTKDQLTYIVDIKIEDLVQRLKERRIDLEITDRAKKYLGDAGYSETYGARPLKRVIQNELETEVGKRIVSKEVMESDTVVVDADERGLNFKVRKGEEHT; encoded by the coding sequence ATGGACCTGAATAATTTCACACAGAAAGCCCAGGAGGCAATACAAAATTCCCGAACCATTGCTGCAAGATATTATCATCAGCAGATTGATTCGGAGCATCTGTTCCTTTCCCTTCTGGAACAAAGGGAAGGACTTGTGCCGTCTCTGCTTGAGAGAATGAACATTTCCAGTGCAATGGTTAAAGAACAACTCGAAAAACACATGTCAGGGCTTGGGCAGGTATCAGGTCCGGGAAGCGAGAATGTTTACTTCACCCAGAAAGCCATCCGGGTACTGGATAATGCTGCAACCCTTGCGAGTAAGATGAATGATGAATATACCAGTGTAGAGCACATACTGGTATCCCTGGTCCGGGAAAAGGACAGTTACAGCAAGAAACTGCTCGAGGAATTCGGGGCAGATGAACAACGCCTGAAACAGGCGATCAAGGAAATCAGGGGGAACCGCAGAGTGACATCAGAAAACCCGGAGGATACATATGAACCTCTGGAAAAATACGGTATCGATTTTACAGAACTTGCCAACCAGGGAAAACTTGACCCGGTAATAGGCAGGGACCATGAGATCAGGCATACGATAGAAATACTGTCCCGCCGCAGGAAGAATAACCCGGTACTAATCGGAGAGGCAGGTGTGGGCAAGACCGCAATTGTTGAAGGGCTGGCACAGCGTATCGCAAAAAAGGATGTCCCCGATGCAATGAAGAACAAACGTATCGTGGCTCTGGATATGGGTTCCCTAGTAGCAGGAGCCAAGTTCCGGGGAGAATTTGAGGAAAGACTCAAGGCAGTACTGAAAGAAGTGGCCGAATCCGAAGGCCTGATTATACTGTTCATCGATGAGTTGCATACCATTGTAGGAGCAGGAGCCACAGAAGGTGCAATGGATGCGGGCAACCTGCTCAAACCGATGCTGGCCAGGGGAGAACTGCACTGCATAGGTGCGACCACCCTTGATGAATACCGGAAATACATCGAGAAGGATGCTGCCCTGGAACGCAGGTTCATGCCGGTGATGGTGAATGCCCCTGATGTGGAAAACACAATCTCTATCCTGAGAGGGCTGAAAGAGAAATATGAAGTGCATCACGGAGTACGGATAAAGGATAGTGCCCTTGTGGCAGCCGCCGTGTTGAGTGACCGGTATATCTCAGACAGGTTTTTGCCTGACAAAGCCATAGACCTGCTGGATGAGGCAGCATCGAAGGTCAAAACTGCCATTGACAGCAAACCGGCCAGTCTGGATGAAGCAGACAGGAAACTTATGCAACTTGAGATCGAGAAGGAAGCTCTGAAAAAGGAAAAGGATGCTGCTTCAAAGGAAAGGCTGCAGAGCCTGGAGAAGGAGATCTCGGAAATCCGGGCCGAATCCGACGCAATGCGCACTCGCTGGGAAAACGAGAAGGCCACCATTGCAAAACTGAACAGCCTCAAAGAGCAGATAGATGACACAAAAACCCAGCTGGATCTGGCAGAAACAGAGGGCGATTTTGAAAAAGCATCCCGGCTGAAATACGGTACCCTGGTTCCCCTGCAGCATGAATACGAGGAAGAGGAAAATCGTCTGAAGGAAAAACAGACCAACATGCTGCTCAAGGAAGAGGTGGATGAAGAAGACATTGCCCATGTAGTCAGTGAGTGGACCAGAATCCCGATTACCAAACTCATGGAGGGAGAAAGAGATAAACTTGTGCATCTGGAAGATCGCCTGCATGAAAGAGTGATCGGCCAGGATGAGGCAGTAAAAGCCGTCTCAGATGCTGTGATTCGTGCCCATGCGGGTATCAAGGATCCCCGCAGGCCAATCGGCAGTTTCATCTTCCTGGGACCTACCGGTGTGGGTAAGACCGAACTCGCCAAAGCTCTTGCCACTGAACTTTTCGATAGCGAAGATCATATGATCCGCATTGATATGTCCGAGTACATGGAAAAACACACAGTTGCAAGGCTTATCGGTGCTCCGCCGGGCTACATCGGCCATGATGAAGGGGGCCAGCTTACCGAAGCCGTACGCAGGAATCCCTATTCAGTCGTCCTGTTTGACGAGATAGAAAAAGCCCATCACGATGTGTTCAATATCATGCTCCAGTTGCTTGATGACGGAAGACTGACCGATTCAAAAGGCAGGACAGTGGATTTCAAGAATACGATTGTGATCATGACCTCCAACATCTGTGTGGATTATGCCATCTCCAAACTGGAAGAAGGAGTTGCCTACAGCAAGATGCAGGAGACGGCCATGAACGAGCTTACCAAACACTTCAGGCCGGAATTCCTCAACCGTATTGATGAGATTGCCATATTCCGCGCCCTCACCAAGGACCAGCTGACCTACATCGTGGATATCAAGATAGAGGACCTCGTGCAGAGGCTTAAAGAGCGCAGGATCGATCTTGAAATCACCGACCGGGCGAAAAAATACCTGGGAGATGCAGGCTACAGTGAAACATACGGTGCAAGACCATTGAAAAGGGTCATCCAGAACGAACTTGAAACCGAGGTAGGCAAACGTATTGTCAGTAAAGAGGTGATGGAATCGGATACTGTTGTTGTCGATGCGGATGAGCGTGGCCTGAACTTCAAGGTCAGAAAGGGAGAAGAACATACATAA
- the groL gene encoding chaperonin GroEL (60 kDa chaperone family; promotes refolding of misfolded polypeptides especially under stressful conditions; forms two stacked rings of heptamers to form a barrel-shaped 14mer; ends can be capped by GroES; misfolded proteins enter the barrel where they are refolded when GroES binds) has translation MTTKQITFDENARQALLAGIDKVSNTVKVTLGPKGRNVVLDKSGNPTVTNDGVTIAKEIELKDKFENMGAKLVKEVASRTQDNTGDGTTTATLLAQAMISEGIRNITAGANPIEIKRGIDKATAKVVEYLQTQSKEVKDRERIIQVGTISANNDEEIGKLISDAMDRVGYNGVITVDDSKTMETSLEVVEGMQFDRGYVSPYMATDQEKMVCELENPYILLTDKKINNVNQIVPVLEKVAQEGKPLLIVAQDVEGDAQAALILNIMRGSLKVSAVKAPGFGNDQKDMLEDLAALTGGTVVSEDKGMKLEDVTDDMLGSAHKVSVDKQKTTIIEGKGDKNAIESRMEMIESQINITDAEYKKKELQKRLAKLGGGVAVIKVGAATETELEEKKMRIDDALNATKAAVEEGVVAGGGVTLFHAIPYLEKIELEEDQMVGANIVKKALEAPLRQIAHNAGKEGAEVIALIKAEADEEVGYNAKKGIVENLYNAGVIDPTKVVRSGLQNAASIAGMVLSTEALVAEYDEEKDENAPAIII, from the coding sequence ATGACTACTAAACAGATAACTTTCGACGAAAACGCCAGACAGGCCTTACTGGCAGGTATCGACAAAGTATCCAACACCGTTAAAGTAACTCTTGGGCCCAAGGGAAGAAATGTCGTGCTTGATAAATCTGGCAACCCTACAGTTACCAATGACGGTGTCACAATTGCCAAAGAAATCGAACTGAAGGACAAGTTTGAAAATATGGGGGCAAAGCTTGTCAAGGAAGTTGCTTCACGCACACAGGATAATACCGGCGACGGGACAACTACAGCAACATTGCTCGCACAGGCAATGATCAGTGAAGGCATACGCAATATCACAGCAGGCGCTAATCCCATTGAGATCAAAAGGGGAATCGATAAAGCAACCGCTAAAGTAGTTGAATACCTGCAGACCCAAAGCAAGGAAGTAAAGGACAGGGAAAGGATCATACAGGTAGGAACAATTTCTGCCAACAATGATGAGGAAATAGGCAAACTGATATCCGATGCTATGGACAGGGTCGGTTACAATGGTGTAATTACCGTAGACGACTCCAAAACAATGGAGACATCCTTAGAAGTTGTTGAAGGTATGCAGTTTGACAGAGGATATGTCTCACCTTATATGGCAACCGATCAGGAAAAAATGGTTTGTGAACTTGAGAATCCATATATCCTCCTTACAGACAAGAAAATCAATAATGTAAACCAGATTGTACCTGTGCTCGAAAAGGTCGCACAGGAAGGAAAGCCCCTCCTGATTGTCGCACAGGATGTAGAAGGAGATGCACAGGCAGCCCTTATTCTAAATATTATGAGAGGGTCCCTCAAAGTCAGTGCAGTCAAGGCCCCTGGATTTGGTAACGACCAGAAGGACATGCTGGAAGACCTGGCCGCCCTGACAGGCGGAACTGTTGTCAGTGAAGACAAGGGAATGAAACTCGAGGATGTTACCGACGATATGCTCGGAAGTGCCCACAAGGTCAGTGTGGACAAGCAGAAGACTACTATCATCGAAGGCAAAGGGGACAAAAATGCCATCGAAAGCCGTATGGAAATGATAGAGTCCCAGATAAATATCACTGATGCTGAATACAAGAAGAAGGAACTGCAGAAGAGATTGGCCAAACTCGGCGGTGGCGTGGCAGTAATCAAAGTGGGTGCTGCAACCGAAACCGAACTCGAAGAAAAGAAGATGAGGATCGACGATGCCCTCAATGCCACAAAAGCCGCCGTTGAAGAGGGAGTAGTTGCCGGTGGAGGAGTGACCCTGTTCCATGCAATTCCATATCTGGAAAAAATTGAACTCGAAGAAGACCAGATGGTAGGTGCCAACATCGTGAAAAAGGCCCTAGAAGCACCCCTGCGCCAGATAGCACACAATGCAGGCAAGGAAGGAGCGGAGGTAATAGCTCTTATCAAAGCCGAAGCGGACGAAGAAGTCGGTTACAATGCCAAGAAAGGAATCGTTGAAAACCTTTACAATGCAGGTGTAATCGACCCGACCAAAGTAGTCAGGAGCGGCTTACAAAATGCAGCTTCAATTGCAGGAATGGTACTCTCCACCGAAGCCCTTGTCGCTGAATACGATGAGGAAAAGGATGAAAATGCACCTGCAATAATAATCTGA
- the groES gene encoding co-chaperone GroES: MNVKPVGERVLIKPIKEEEVTSGGIYIPESAQKEKKEGNVVAVGTYEDGKELPVKKGDHIIYGGFQSDEMEMDGEKYLFIDFKDVLAIVEE, from the coding sequence ATGAATGTAAAACCAGTTGGAGAAAGAGTTCTGATCAAACCCATAAAGGAAGAGGAGGTCACTTCCGGAGGAATATACATCCCGGAAAGTGCCCAGAAAGAGAAAAAAGAAGGAAATGTTGTGGCCGTAGGCACATATGAAGACGGCAAAGAATTACCGGTTAAAAAAGGTGATCATATCATCTATGGTGGTTTCCAGAGTGATGAAATGGAAATGGACGGAGAGAAATACCTATTCATAGATTTCAAGGACGTACTTGCTATAGTTGAAGAATAA
- a CDS encoding MarR family transcriptional regulator, whose protein sequence is MSRQIILLNLEKPREKDPEKDLHWLCDSFGLSSGRDVENTANQIVMTLLDNIAENERVSSEMIAEALGINLSRVNHHVRNLVKAGLVYREKRLLYLRGGSLKAAVHEMRKDSERMFDELEVIASEIDRQKGISNR, encoded by the coding sequence ATGAGCCGGCAGATTATTTTGTTAAATCTGGAAAAACCCAGGGAAAAAGATCCTGAAAAGGATTTGCACTGGTTATGTGATAGCTTTGGACTGTCTTCGGGAAGGGATGTAGAAAACACGGCAAATCAGATCGTAATGACCTTGCTTGATAACATTGCCGAGAATGAACGTGTTTCATCGGAAATGATAGCTGAGGCTCTTGGCATAAATCTCTCCCGTGTTAATCACCATGTAAGGAATTTGGTAAAGGCAGGACTTGTTTACCGTGAAAAACGCCTGCTTTATCTCAGGGGGGGAAGTTTGAAGGCAGCAGTACATGAAATGCGCAAAGACTCCGAGAGGATGTTTGATGAACTGGAAGTCATAGCTTCAGAGATTGACAGGCAAAAAGGTATCAGTAACCGTTGA
- a CDS encoding ABC transporter ATP-binding protein, translating to MIIEMEKVTVCKKGNILLDNFSLNIKTGENVAIIGPNGAGKSSFIRTVTGDLRPLHSEKTFVRLFGKERWNVFGLRNKMGIISGDLQDEYMRNIPGIEVVVSGFFSSIGLYRNHSISRDMKRRAHEVLGFLGIEYLALRPINEMSTGQARRLLVARALVHDPDVLILDEPTNSLDLRARHIFRQSMRTIASKGKNIILVTHNLEDLIPEIDKVVLLSEGSVYRDGPMDEILTAENLSDIFGVQVQVFSEGGYYHVW from the coding sequence ATGATAATTGAAATGGAAAAGGTCACAGTTTGCAAAAAAGGTAATATATTACTGGACAATTTCTCTCTTAATATTAAAACTGGAGAAAATGTTGCGATTATAGGTCCAAATGGAGCAGGCAAATCCTCTTTTATCAGAACGGTTACAGGAGATCTACGTCCTCTTCACTCGGAAAAAACATTTGTCCGCTTATTTGGAAAGGAGCGCTGGAATGTTTTCGGGTTGCGCAATAAAATGGGTATAATCAGCGGTGACTTGCAGGACGAATATATGCGTAATATTCCGGGAATCGAGGTAGTAGTATCTGGTTTTTTTAGCAGCATAGGCCTCTATCGCAATCATTCTATTAGCCGGGATATGAAAAGGCGTGCCCATGAGGTGCTCGGCTTTCTTGGCATTGAATATCTTGCCTTACGTCCCATAAACGAAATGTCAACAGGACAGGCCCGCAGGCTACTGGTTGCCAGGGCACTTGTGCATGACCCTGATGTACTGATACTGGATGAACCTACAAACAGCTTAGATCTCAGGGCACGGCATATTTTCAGGCAGTCCATGCGCACGATTGCCTCAAAGGGTAAAAACATAATTCTTGTGACACACAATCTCGAAGACCTCATCCCTGAAATTGACAAGGTGGTCCTGCTCAGTGAAGGAAGTGTATACAGGGATGGGCCAATGGATGAAATATTAACTGCCGAAAACCTGTCTGATATATTTGGAGTACAGGTGCAGGTTTTCTCTGAAGGTGGTTACTATCACGTCTGGTGA
- a CDS encoding dihydrolipoyl dehydrogenase family protein, with product MAREYDIVIIGTGVAGTVCANKASAAGMKIAITDIREYGGTCALRGCVPKKVLVGVAETVEQVNRFNKLGIMPQSSVNWNKLMDFKQTFVDNFPQNKEEKFTNMDIDTYHGGAKFVSKNEVKIADTILKGKHILIAPGSVPRKTGIKGEENLITSEQFLNLDELPRKIVFVGGGYISFELAHIAARAGSQVTILQRSEVLKQFDRDMVKLLVKASEEAGINVNTGISVSSVESTSSGFTVNTRNREGKESRIECDLVVNGSGRIAALEGMELEKGNVETKDGFVETNDYMQSVSNPYVYAAGDCVKPGAPLTPVASLQGTTAADNMIKGNVKTVDYTGIPSTVFTLPPLSSVGISLSESTDRYEVLIHDRSHWYNSRRLSENYAASKVIIEKESQKIAGAHILGSHSEEVINIFAMAIRLGLTLSQFKKVVYVFPTVSSEIQSMIRG from the coding sequence ATGGCCAGAGAATATGACATTGTAATCATAGGGACAGGCGTAGCAGGTACCGTTTGTGCGAACAAGGCATCTGCGGCAGGGATGAAGATCGCGATTACAGATATCAGGGAATATGGGGGGACATGTGCACTTCGAGGATGTGTACCAAAAAAAGTACTTGTGGGTGTTGCCGAAACTGTTGAACAGGTAAATCGTTTCAACAAACTGGGAATCATGCCACAATCTTCCGTGAACTGGAATAAGTTAATGGACTTTAAACAAACTTTTGTAGATAATTTCCCTCAGAACAAGGAAGAAAAGTTCACAAATATGGATATTGACACCTACCATGGCGGGGCAAAGTTTGTTTCCAAAAACGAAGTGAAAATAGCAGATACAATCCTAAAGGGCAAACACATTCTGATTGCACCTGGCTCAGTGCCCCGAAAAACCGGAATTAAGGGCGAAGAAAACCTGATTACAAGTGAGCAATTTCTCAATCTCGATGAATTGCCCCGTAAAATTGTCTTTGTGGGTGGTGGTTATATTTCATTTGAATTGGCCCATATCGCTGCCCGGGCAGGAAGTCAGGTAACTATCTTACAAAGAAGCGAAGTGCTCAAACAATTTGACAGGGATATGGTCAAATTGCTGGTAAAAGCTTCCGAAGAAGCCGGCATAAATGTCAATACCGGTATCTCGGTCAGCTCTGTTGAAAGTACTTCATCTGGATTTACTGTGAATACCAGGAATCGTGAGGGGAAAGAATCCCGAATTGAATGTGACCTGGTTGTCAACGGTTCCGGCAGGATTGCAGCCCTTGAGGGAATGGAACTTGAAAAGGGAAATGTTGAGACCAAAGACGGATTCGTGGAGACGAATGATTACATGCAAAGTGTCTCCAACCCTTATGTATATGCAGCCGGAGATTGTGTAAAGCCCGGAGCTCCTTTAACTCCTGTTGCAAGTTTGCAGGGAACTACTGCAGCAGACAATATGATAAAAGGAAATGTCAAAACCGTGGATTATACCGGTATTCCCTCCACGGTATTTACCCTGCCTCCTCTCTCAAGTGTAGGTATTAGCCTGTCCGAATCTACTGACAGGTATGAAGTCCTGATCCATGATCGCAGTCATTGGTATAACAGCAGGCGCCTTTCGGAAAACTATGCAGCCTCAAAGGTCATCATAGAAAAAGAAAGCCAAAAGATTGCAGGCGCTCACATACTGGGGTCCCATTCGGAAGAAGTGATTAATATCTTTGCAATGGCAATTAGGCTTGGACTGACACTTTCCCAGTTCAAGAAAGTGGTTTATGTGTTCCCTACAGTCAGTTCAGAAATCCAGTCCATGATACGTGGATAA
- a CDS encoding replication factor C large subunit has product MTIAQDWAEKYRPAKLADVVGNNKPLQALRDWEEEWEHGVPEKKAAILSGPAGVGKTSAAHALGNEMGWEIIEMNASDQRTAGIIEKVAGSASRMSTLTGIQKRLIILDEADNMHGSADRGGTRAITNVIKKSNQPIILIANDLYALSSTLRSHCVNIKFNPIPQRSILPALKKICKMEGIMCGTGVLEKIAENTGGDLRSAIKDLQATATDKKEIEVADVTTAERDTKESIFKVLTKVFKGREPIEAYRATFSLDETPEDLIQWVDENLPNQYLDKDETINEDITAAYQNLSRADTYLGRVRLRQNYGLWRYAGFLLSGGTAMAKKHSHSGFRKLQPPSMWRRMGQLRSKRNMRDNIAAKVGLHCNEPIRDCRIDLLRMYGLLLKNEDYAVDAAYTLELDVDEIAYLTESKKVTKKIQKIYDASREMMHEKEDEDIDVFMHAPEKDNGQSTLDSMFSAEKDPAEENQMDGKEKDNPKPAKSQKTLFDF; this is encoded by the coding sequence ATGACAATAGCGCAAGATTGGGCAGAAAAATACCGTCCTGCCAAACTGGCAGATGTTGTGGGGAACAATAAACCCCTGCAGGCCCTCCGTGACTGGGAAGAAGAATGGGAGCACGGAGTTCCTGAAAAAAAAGCAGCCATATTGAGTGGACCTGCCGGTGTTGGAAAGACATCAGCTGCCCATGCCCTGGGAAATGAGATGGGGTGGGAAATTATCGAGATGAACGCCAGTGACCAGCGGACTGCCGGGATTATCGAGAAGGTGGCTGGTTCTGCTTCACGTATGAGTACACTTACAGGGATACAAAAGCGCCTCATTATACTGGATGAAGCAGATAATATGCACGGATCGGCTGACAGGGGAGGGACCCGGGCCATTACGAATGTTATCAAGAAATCCAATCAACCTATTATACTCATTGCCAATGACCTGTATGCCCTCTCATCGACCCTGCGTTCTCATTGTGTGAACATAAAATTCAATCCTATCCCCCAGCGCTCCATCCTGCCCGCATTGAAAAAGATATGCAAAATGGAAGGGATTATGTGTGGTACAGGCGTGCTGGAAAAAATCGCTGAAAATACAGGCGGTGACCTCAGAAGTGCCATAAAAGATCTGCAGGCAACAGCAACAGATAAAAAAGAGATAGAAGTTGCGGATGTCACAACAGCCGAAAGGGATACAAAAGAATCTATTTTCAAAGTACTTACCAAAGTTTTCAAAGGCAGAGAGCCGATTGAAGCCTACAGGGCAACCTTTTCCCTGGATGAAACACCTGAAGACCTTATTCAGTGGGTGGACGAGAACCTTCCCAACCAGTATCTGGACAAGGATGAAACAATAAATGAAGACATTACAGCCGCCTATCAGAATCTTTCAAGAGCTGATACATATCTTGGCAGGGTACGGTTGCGGCAGAACTACGGACTCTGGAGATATGCCGGATTCCTGTTAAGCGGAGGAACGGCAATGGCAAAGAAACACTCCCATTCCGGTTTCCGCAAGTTACAACCCCCCTCCATGTGGAGACGGATGGGCCAACTGCGCTCCAAACGAAACATGAGGGATAACATAGCTGCAAAAGTGGGATTACACTGCAATGAGCCAATCCGGGATTGTCGTATAGACCTGCTTCGAATGTACGGACTTTTACTCAAAAACGAGGACTATGCAGTTGATGCAGCATATACCCTTGAACTCGATGTAGATGAGATTGCTTACCTGACTGAAAGCAAAAAGGTAACCAAGAAGATCCAGAAAATCTATGATGCTTCCCGGGAAATGATGCATGAAAAGGAAGATGAAGATATCGACGTATTCATGCATGCTCCCGAAAAAGACAATGGACAATCAACCCTTGATTCCATGTTTTCAGCAGAAAAAGATCCTGCAGAAGAAAATCAAATGGACGGAAAGGAAAAGGATAATCCAAAACCTGCCAAATCCCAGAAGACTCTTTTTGATTTTTAA